GAAAGTTTGCTTGCGCTCGCCATTTTTACGGTAACCGCGCTGCTAAGCAGGCAGACGCCGCCGCACGACTTGCGGCAAACACTGCGGTATACGCCGCCGTCCCAATGGTTTTTGCGCATTTACAACGGCACCGTTACGCCGGACATTCAGCTCGCTTTTGCCCTGAGGCCGCTAAGTATTGTTTTCATACTTGCCGCCTGTGCCTTTTTGGCCATGACGTATGTGGTCTTTCGCCGGCGCCTTCGCCCGTCGCTTGCGCTTTTTACTTCGCTTTTGTTTGTCGCTTCCGCTTACATTGCAGTGGCTGCGGCAATTGAATAAGATAATGGTAACCATCAATTAAACGGAGGGATTGCCATGAGTCTTAATGTGCAAAAAACCGCGCTAGTCATCATTGATTTGCAAAAAGGAATTGTCGGCATGCCAACCGCGCCGCATTCCGCAAGCCGGGTGGTGGAAAATGCGGCCAAACTGGCAATCGCGTTTCAGAGCGGCGGAGCTTTCGTGGTGGCGGTAAATGTCGATTTCCACGACGGTCAGGATGCGCTGCGGCCGCGCACAGACCAATCCGCCGCCGGCGGTATGGGCGAACGCCCCAAGGATTGGGCGGCGCTTGTTCCCGAAATCGACGCGCACAAAAGCATTCGCCTCACCAAACGCCAATGGGGCGCGTTTTACGGCACCGAGTTGGATTTGCAGCTGCGACGAAGGGGCATCGATACGATTGTGCTCTGCGGCATCTCGACCAACATCGGCGTCGAAACGACGGCGCGCGAAGCGTATCAACGCGGTTATCAGCAATTTTTTGCGGAAGACGCCATGTCCGCCCGCACAGCCGAAGAGCATCAGCATACGGTCAAATTTATTTTTCCGCGCATCGGCAAAATCCGCTCAACCGCTGAAATATTGCAGATGTTGCCCTAACATGTCCGCATGAGGGGGAGAGAGCCGTGGCTTCATTTCAATTTGCCGGAACGCCCGCGCTTTATGTTGGCAACGGGATGATCGCGAAGCTGGCGGACGCGCTGCCGAAAGGCGCGCGGCATATCCTTTTTGTCATGGGCAGCTTTCGCCTAACAAACGCTAAATATTGGAACAAAATAGTTAAAATGCTTTCCGTAAACCGGATTACATACGATATTGCCCATATTCGCCATGAACCGACCGTCGAATGGGTCGACGCGGTCGTGAACCGCTACCGCGCGCAAGGAAGCGCGAACGGCAGAGGCGATTTGCCACCGCTCGACGCCGTTGTGGCGATCGGCGGCGGCAGCGCGCTGGACGCCGGCAAAGCCGTTTCGGCCATGCTTTGCACCGAGCCGGGGGATACCGTGTTGCATTATTTGGAAAAGCAGCCGGCATACCGTCCGCCGAGCGGCAAAAAAGTGTTTTTTGTCGCCATCCCGACCACGTCCGGCACCGGCAGCGAAACGACAAAAAACGCGGTCATCGCTATTCCCGGCGAATACAAACGATCCATCCGCCACGATCGGTTTATTCCAAACGTCGCCATCGTGGATGCGGATTTGACGATCAGTTGCCCGGCCTCCGTCAAGGCGGCCAGCGGATTGGACGCGTTAACGCAGCTTATCGAGTCTTACGTGTCGATCAATGCCTCGCCTATTACGGATGCGTTGGCGCTCTCGGGAATGAAAGCGGTGGCGAAAAGCCTGCTTGCGATTTGCACCACCGCGGCGGAGGATGCGAACCTGCACGCGCAGATGGCATATGCCGCCATGCTCTCCGGCATCACTTTGGCGAACGCCGGACTGGGTCTCGTCCACGGGCTTGCGGGACCGCTCGGCGGCAGCTTTTCGATCCCGCACGGCGTCATCTGCGGAACGCTGTTAGCGGAAACGACCAAACGCAACATCGCCTTCTTGCGGCAGGAAAAAAGCGACAAAGCCGCTACGGCGCTCGCCAAATACGGCAAAGTCGGATCAATCATTACCGGGCATCCCGAGAGCGATCTCGCGGGTTGCCTGGAGCGTCTGGTAGAAATTCTGGAGCAATGGACCAAGCGCCTGCAAATTCCGCGGTTGGGCCAATTTGGCGTCAACGCCGGCAATATCGGGCCGATCATCGCCGCCGCCGACAACAAACAAAGCCCTGCCATACTGGATCAATCGGCAATGCGGGACATTCTGCTGGCCAGAATATAAATGAACGGGAGGAACGGAACATGAAAACCATTAACCTGGGTAAAAGCGGCTTGCAAGTTCCGGTCGTAGCGGTCGGCTGCATGCGCATTCATTCGCTGGATAAGGCGGCGGCGGAGCGCTTTATTCGGACGGCGCTTGAGGAAGGGGCGAATTTTTTCGACCATGCGGATATTTATGGCGGCGGGACCTGCGAAGAAATTTTCGCGGACGCCATCCATATGAACAGCGAAATTCGCGAAAAAATCATCCTGCAGTCCAAATGCGGCATTCGCGAAGGGATGTTCGATTTCTCGAAAGCACATATTTTGCAGGCGGTTGACGGCATTTTAAAACGGCTGAGAACCGATTATCTGGACGTTCTGCTGCTGCATCGCCCGGACGCGCTGGTTGAGCCGGAAGAAGTGGCCGAAGCCTTCAACATCCTGGAAAGCTCCGGCAAAGTGCGGCACTTCGGCGTTTCCAACCA
This sequence is a window from Bacilli bacterium. Protein-coding genes within it:
- a CDS encoding hydrolase — protein: MSLNVQKTALVIIDLQKGIVGMPTAPHSASRVVENAAKLAIAFQSGGAFVVAVNVDFHDGQDALRPRTDQSAAGGMGERPKDWAALVPEIDAHKSIRLTKRQWGAFYGTELDLQLRRRGIDTIVLCGISTNIGVETTAREAYQRGYQQFFAEDAMSARTAEEHQHTVKFIFPRIGKIRSTAEILQMLP
- a CDS encoding iron-containing alcohol dehydrogenase is translated as MASFQFAGTPALYVGNGMIAKLADALPKGARHILFVMGSFRLTNAKYWNKIVKMLSVNRITYDIAHIRHEPTVEWVDAVVNRYRAQGSANGRGDLPPLDAVVAIGGGSALDAGKAVSAMLCTEPGDTVLHYLEKQPAYRPPSGKKVFFVAIPTTSGTGSETTKNAVIAIPGEYKRSIRHDRFIPNVAIVDADLTISCPASVKAASGLDALTQLIESYVSINASPITDALALSGMKAVAKSLLAICTTAAEDANLHAQMAYAAMLSGITLANAGLGLVHGLAGPLGGSFSIPHGVICGTLLAETTKRNIAFLRQEKSDKAATALAKYGKVGSIITGHPESDLAGCLERLVEILEQWTKRLQIPRLGQFGVNAGNIGPIIAAADNKQSPAILDQSAMRDILLARI